Genomic DNA from uncultured Desulfuromusa sp.:
TTGTTATGATTCAAACTCTTTTCAAGGAGAACATTATATGCCTGTCAAGTTTCAACAGATGCCTGATAGTGATGGTTACTTCGGAGAATACGGTGGCCAGATTATTCCGCCGGAACTCAAAGCCATTATGGATGAGATTAACGAAGCTTACGAGCAAGTTAGCAAAACAGAAGCATTTCAAAAAGAGTTGCGTGACCTCTATGCAGACTATGTTGGCCGGCCCAGTCCGATCTTTTTTGCCAGACGTTTAACCGAGTTGCAGGGTGGGGCACGGATTTTTCTGAAGCGAGAGGACCTGAACCATACCGGTGCACATAAAATCAATCATTGCCTGGGAGAGGCTCTGCTTGCAAAGCATATGGGGAAAACCAAAGTGCTGGCTGAAACAGGTGCCGGTCAGCATGGTGTCGCTTTGGCTACCGCCTGCGCGTTAATCGGTATCGAATGTGAGATTCATATGGGGGAGATCGATATCAAGAAAGAACATCCCAATGTCACTAAAATGAAAATTCTGGGGTGTAAACTGGTTCCCGTCACTCGGGGAACAAAAACTTTGAAAGATGCTGTTGACAGTGCTTTTGATGAATACCTGAGAGACCCTGTTAATTTTTTCTATGCTATCGGTTCGGTGGTCGGGCCGCACCCTTTTCCCAAAATGGTGCGTGATTTTCAGTCAATTGTCGGCATTGAAGCGCGACAACAGTTTCTGGCCAAAGAGGGTTGTCTTCCTGATTATCTGACGGCCTGTGTGGGCGGGGGATCAAATGCCATCGGTTTGTTTACGGCTTTTCTGAATGATGAAGCTGTTAAAATAATTGGTGTGGAAGCGGCAGGCAAAGGGTTGGACACTCCTGACCACGCGGCAACCCTGACATTGGGGAGTAAAGGCGCTCTTCATGGTTTTGAGTGTTATAATTTGCAGGATAAAGAAGGTTTGCCACTTCCTGTCTATTCCATTGCCTCCGGACTGGATTATCCCGGTGTCGGTCCGCAACATTGTTATCTGAAAGATATTGAGAGGGTTCGGTATGAGAGCGTCGATGACAAGGAGTGTCTGGATGCTTTTATGAAGCTTTCTCGGCTGGAAGGGATTATACCCGCTTTGGAGAGTGCTCACGCGGTTGCCTACGCCATGAAATTAGCGAAAGAGCTGCCGGAAGAAAAAACAATCCTGGTAAACTTGTCAGGTCGTGGTGATAAAGATGCTGATTTTGTTGCAGAGTATCTGTCCCTTTGAGATAAATCCGGGGATTTGTTTTTGAAACGTTTCCCCGGAATTTCATTGAGAGGTGAGCTATGAAAGCGGCTTTTATTGTTTTTGACCAGATGACAGCATTAGATTTTATCGGTTTTTATGACCCTTTGACACGTCTTAAATCAATGGATTTTATGCCAAAATTTCATTGGCAGATCTGCTCGTTCTGTGAGGATGTCTCTGATATCCAGGATCTCCGTTTTAATCCGGATTCATTTAAGCAACCCCTAGGAGATTTTGATCTTCTTGTTGTTCCCGGTGGCTATGGCAGTCGTTCTCTGCAGCATAATGAAGAGTTCATAGCCTGGATAAAAACTGCAGCGCCGGTTCCATTGAAGGCTTCCGTATGTACTGGTTCTCTTCTGTTGGGAGCCGCAGGTTTTCTAA
This window encodes:
- the trpB gene encoding tryptophan synthase subunit beta, yielding MPVKFQQMPDSDGYFGEYGGQIIPPELKAIMDEINEAYEQVSKTEAFQKELRDLYADYVGRPSPIFFARRLTELQGGARIFLKREDLNHTGAHKINHCLGEALLAKHMGKTKVLAETGAGQHGVALATACALIGIECEIHMGEIDIKKEHPNVTKMKILGCKLVPVTRGTKTLKDAVDSAFDEYLRDPVNFFYAIGSVVGPHPFPKMVRDFQSIVGIEARQQFLAKEGCLPDYLTACVGGGSNAIGLFTAFLNDEAVKIIGVEAAGKGLDTPDHAATLTLGSKGALHGFECYNLQDKEGLPLPVYSIASGLDYPGVGPQHCYLKDIERVRYESVDDKECLDAFMKLSRLEGIIPALESAHAVAYAMKLAKELPEEKTILVNLSGRGDKDADFVAEYLSL
- a CDS encoding DJ-1/PfpI family protein → MKAAFIVFDQMTALDFIGFYDPLTRLKSMDFMPKFHWQICSFCEDVSDIQDLRFNPDSFKQPLGDFDLLVVPGGYGSRSLQHNEEFIAWIKTAAPVPLKASVCTGSLLLGAAGFLKGKRATTHPNAYEELKRYCGEVSHQRVVDAGDIVTARGVTSSIDLGLYLVERISGKDSRNEIAKQMDYPYGF